Proteins found in one Actinokineospora alba genomic segment:
- a CDS encoding helix-turn-helix transcriptional regulator: MDPFVGRDAELSRLDGWVDGVRRGDGRAVLIEGEPGIGKTTLLRVATARAARAGCQVFWGAGDELGQALPLLPLLDALRVREGDSPRRAAIARLLRGETGTGDPVTAATEQLLALVDDACAAEPVVLVVDDLQWADRATVALWCRLARSTHELPLLLIGITRQVPRRAELLALRRAVGASGVLRVGKLSDSAVTDLVHSLAGAAPGVALRALADGAAGNPLYVTELVDALSRGEALTRVDGHADVTTDHTPATLAAAIAHRLDFLPERVRTVLRAAALLGVEFDLADVATVLGERFTALVDDLEEARAAGVLRESGTNLAFRHPLIRGALYDELPAPVRAAWHRDAARALAAAGAPVHRVAKQFLRAGGARLDDWATTWLADAAPELIAQAPAVAIDLLDRAESHTGALACRLAEALCRTGDTVRAEQVATRALDATTDPDLVSDLHWTLAQCRAMAGRSAESLAALGVALTSPDLSARHRARLLVLTARAHRDLGEVDVAGAVAAEALAAATEADDRWSTGWALHVLIIVTMMRGDVTAALPLFDRALAVTGADPALTDLRLLLQINRAVALGDLDRYDEALAAADQVRRLADDTGSLVRLAQAQSALSELLFDVGRWGDALAEVAAVAEEVKDPGVACCDHGIAAVIALHRGDPDAARDHLRAAEPNAARIGNRVVGSLALARALDAEHRDAPDDALAGLLTCLGDGAEELEEMEELLPEAVRLAVRAGDRGVACYVTGLAEKLAEHSDIPHRVGGALLCRGLLDHDPATLLLAAEHFAEAGRPLPRAQAMHAAAVEFAERGDVGSARAAFTRADDLYETLGARWDAGRLRSELHAHGIRRGPRVKHRQATSGWDSLTPTESRIAGLVAEGLSNPRIAARLVLSKRTVGTHVSHILAKLGVASRIDIAREAAGRYRESG, encoded by the coding sequence ATGGACCCGTTCGTCGGTCGCGACGCCGAACTGAGCCGTCTCGACGGCTGGGTCGACGGCGTGCGCCGAGGCGACGGCCGGGCCGTGCTCATCGAGGGCGAACCCGGCATCGGCAAGACCACCCTGCTGCGCGTCGCCACGGCGCGGGCGGCGCGCGCGGGGTGCCAGGTGTTCTGGGGCGCGGGCGACGAACTGGGCCAGGCCCTCCCACTGCTGCCCTTGCTCGACGCGCTGCGGGTCCGCGAAGGCGACAGCCCGCGCCGCGCCGCCATCGCGCGGCTGTTGCGTGGTGAGACCGGGACGGGCGACCCGGTCACCGCCGCCACCGAACAGCTCCTCGCGCTCGTCGACGACGCCTGTGCGGCCGAACCGGTCGTCCTTGTCGTCGACGACCTGCAGTGGGCCGACCGGGCCACCGTCGCCCTGTGGTGCAGGCTCGCCCGCTCGACCCACGAGCTGCCGCTGCTGCTGATCGGGATCACCCGCCAAGTCCCGCGTCGAGCCGAACTGCTCGCCCTGCGCCGCGCGGTCGGCGCGAGCGGCGTGCTGCGGGTGGGAAAGCTGTCCGACAGCGCGGTGACCGACCTCGTGCACTCGCTCGCGGGCGCCGCCCCCGGGGTCGCGCTCCGCGCCCTGGCCGACGGCGCGGCCGGAAATCCCTTGTACGTCACCGAACTCGTCGACGCCCTCAGTCGCGGGGAAGCGCTGACCCGGGTCGACGGGCACGCCGACGTGACCACCGACCACACCCCGGCGACCCTCGCGGCCGCCATCGCCCACCGGCTCGACTTCCTGCCTGAGCGGGTCCGCACCGTGCTGCGCGCGGCGGCGCTGCTCGGCGTCGAATTCGACCTCGCCGACGTCGCGACCGTCCTCGGTGAGCGTTTCACCGCGCTGGTCGACGACCTCGAGGAGGCCCGCGCGGCCGGGGTGCTCCGGGAGTCCGGCACCAACCTGGCCTTCCGCCACCCGCTGATCCGCGGTGCCCTCTACGACGAACTGCCCGCCCCGGTCCGCGCCGCGTGGCACCGCGACGCCGCGCGGGCCCTGGCCGCGGCAGGCGCGCCCGTGCACCGCGTCGCGAAGCAGTTTCTCCGCGCGGGCGGCGCACGGCTCGACGACTGGGCCACCACCTGGCTCGCCGACGCCGCGCCGGAGCTCATCGCCCAGGCTCCCGCGGTCGCGATCGACCTGCTCGACCGCGCCGAAAGCCACACCGGCGCCTTGGCGTGCCGACTGGCCGAAGCCCTCTGCCGCACCGGTGACACCGTCCGCGCCGAACAGGTCGCCACCCGCGCGCTCGACGCCACCACCGACCCGGACCTGGTCTCCGATCTGCATTGGACGCTCGCGCAGTGCCGGGCCATGGCGGGCCGGTCAGCCGAGTCGCTCGCCGCGCTCGGCGTCGCGCTCACCAGCCCGGACCTGTCCGCCCGGCACCGCGCACGGCTGCTCGTGCTGACCGCGCGCGCCCATCGCGACCTCGGCGAAGTCGACGTCGCGGGTGCGGTCGCGGCCGAAGCCCTCGCCGCCGCGACCGAGGCCGACGACCGCTGGTCCACCGGCTGGGCGCTGCACGTGCTGATCATCGTCACGATGATGCGCGGCGATGTCACCGCCGCGCTGCCGCTGTTCGACCGCGCCCTCGCCGTGACCGGCGCCGACCCCGCGCTGACCGACCTGCGGCTGCTGCTGCAGATCAACCGCGCCGTGGCGCTCGGCGACCTGGACCGCTACGACGAGGCCCTCGCCGCCGCCGACCAGGTCCGCCGCCTCGCCGACGACACCGGCAGCCTGGTCCGCCTCGCCCAGGCGCAGAGCGCGCTGAGCGAACTGCTCTTCGACGTCGGCCGCTGGGGCGACGCGCTCGCCGAGGTCGCCGCTGTCGCCGAGGAGGTCAAGGACCCCGGGGTCGCGTGCTGCGACCACGGCATCGCCGCCGTCATCGCCCTGCACCGCGGCGACCCGGACGCCGCCCGCGACCACCTGCGCGCCGCCGAACCCAACGCCGCGCGCATCGGCAACCGCGTCGTCGGCTCCCTGGCTCTGGCCCGCGCGCTCGACGCCGAGCACCGCGATGCCCCCGACGACGCCCTCGCCGGGCTGCTCACCTGCCTGGGCGACGGCGCCGAGGAACTCGAGGAGATGGAGGAACTGCTTCCCGAGGCGGTTCGTCTCGCCGTGCGGGCGGGCGACCGCGGGGTCGCCTGCTACGTCACCGGGCTCGCCGAGAAGCTCGCCGAGCACAGCGACATCCCACACCGCGTCGGCGGCGCCCTGCTCTGTCGCGGGCTCCTCGACCACGATCCCGCCACGCTGCTGCTCGCCGCCGAACACTTCGCCGAGGCGGGCCGACCGCTCCCCCGCGCGCAGGCGATGCACGCCGCCGCGGTGGAGTTCGCCGAACGCGGCGACGTCGGCTCCGCGCGGGCCGCCTTCACCCGCGCCGACGATCTCTACGAGACCCTGGGCGCCCGTTGGGACGCGGGGCGGCTGCGTTCGGAGTTGCACGCCCATGGCATCCGCCGTGGCCCACGGGTCAAGCACCGGCAGGCCACGTCCGGGTGGGACAGTCTCACGCCCACCGAGTCCCGCATCGCGGGCCTGGTCGCGGAAGGCCTCAGCAACCCGCGCATCGCCGCTCGTCTCGTGCTCTCCAAGCGGACGGTCGGCACCCACGTCTCGCACATCCTGGCCAAGCTGGGCGTGGCCTCGCGGATCGACATCGCCCGCGAGGCCGCGGGCCGCTACCGCGAGTCGGGCTGA